In Pseudomonadota bacterium, the DNA window TCGTAGGGGGAAAACGCGTCGTCCAGATAAGGGCGCGCGCCGGTGGGATGGGTTCGCACCACCTCAACCCCGGTCAAAACGGCGCGGTCGATGAGGCCCTTCGCCTTGGTAAATTTGCCCTTCTTGGCGCGGCTCAGCAAGATTCGGACGCTCCGCCGATTGCCTCGCTGCAGCAGCGAAATGCGATAGCCAATGGCAAGCCAGAGCACCACGGTGGCAACGATCAGCGGCGGCATGACATAGCCACCCTTGTCCACGTAGGCCAGCAGCTCCGCCAGGATGGTTTCCATCAGGAGCATCAGGCGGCCGCCCTCAGCTGCGACTTGCGATCCTGGCTGACGTTGATGACGTGAAGCGCCGCTTTCTCCATCTGATCTTTGATGGCCTCGGACCAGCTGGACAGCATGTTTCCGAGCAGCAGCAGCGGGATCGCAACAATCAGGCCCAGCTCGGTGGTGACCAGGGCAATCGCAATACCCCCAGAAAGCAGCTTCGGATCGCCAGTCCCAAACTCGGTGATGATCTCAAAGGTGGAGATCATGCCGGTGACGGTACCCAGCAGACCAAGCAGCGGCGCCACGGCGGCGATGACGAGGATAAAGATCCCGAAGCGATTCAAATGCGGACTTTCGTGCAGGATCGCCTCAGAGACGATGTCTTCAATGTGATCCCGATCTTTTTCGAGGTTGCGAATCGATGCCGCCACCACGCGAGCCGGCGCGCTCTTTTTGTTGCGCAGGTATTGCAGCGCTTCATCCTGGCGCCCCTCTCGCACCATACCGCCGACACGATCACCCAGCTTGCCGGCGCCGGTACTGGCGCCGCGCAGGAACACAAAACGCAGCACGCAGAGGAGCAAACCGATGGCACCCAGCGTGACGATTACCCAGCCGATGGTTCCGCCGTCGTTGATAATGTCCACCGGCGTTTTCGCTTTCTTGGTCTCGACTTCTTTCGCCAGGGACTCGAAGAGGAACACCGGAATGGTGGCTGCGCCGCCGTTCGCCAGGACACCGTTCACGGCTTCCGGGTCGCCGGCCGGCCAGACCTTCAGCCGTTCGCCGC includes these proteins:
- a CDS encoding MotA/TolQ/ExbB proton channel family protein — protein: MLLMETILAELLAYVDKGGYVMPPLIVATVVLWLAIGYRISLLQRGNRRSVRILLSRAKKGKFTKAKGLIDRAVLTGVEVVRTHPTGARPYLDDAFSPYERDLQKYNALITSIIAVAPLLGLLGTVVGMIETFDSLGDMSLYSQSGGIAGGISQALFTTQMGLAVAIPGLLVKGFLDRQQSRLELELAQIKDLLTAGRV
- a CDS encoding MotA/TolQ/ExbB proton channel family protein; the protein is MIARITALLLAGLLLQPSVSLAQDQAADESVSQPPVQQAPAPAPAPQGRSVEEAYQREFAFLEAQRRELERLIEQTKSRNAQASNALQAEVDALQRSVVRLDSQADAVDEQVNASEEQALANADNRAILAATFQQAGVTLEQYDISTLDSEAFANMTDDQRVAALFDEGAQLIETLGQIRREQGVFYTADGEEIAGEILRVGNIAAYGRGAGVSSVLAPAGGERLKVWPAGDPEAVNGVLANGGAATIPVFLFESLAKEVETKKAKTPVDIINDGGTIGWVIVTLGAIGLLLCVLRFVFLRGASTGAGKLGDRVGGMVREGRQDEALQYLRNKKSAPARVVAASIRNLEKDRDHIEDIVSEAILHESPHLNRFGIFILVIAAVAPLLGLLGTVTGMISTFEIITEFGTGDPKLLSGGIAIALVTTELGLIVAIPLLLLGNMLSSWSEAIKDQMEKAALHVINVSQDRKSQLRAAA